From the Paraflavitalea soli genome, the window AGTTTGATGTGAATGGGGAGAAGAAGATCATGTTGAACTACGCCAAGCTGCGTATCATACAATAGAAGAGGTCTCTACAAATAATAAAAAGCGGGCTGCCCTTGTAAAGCAGCCTGCTTTTATATTGAAGCTAATGAATCCTACGAATAATAAATAATCAGTAATCAATCATCCTCAGGCAAGCATCTTCATCACCCCATTCCGGTACAGCTTACCAATGGGTATCTCCGTAGTCTCAATTTCAATAAGCTCATTGGTATAAGAACGTATCTTTTCAATGGCCACAATAAAGGAACGGTGGGTGCGTACAAACAGCTTTTCTGAAAGCATCGCTTCTACCGAAGTAATGGATTGTTTGGTAATGAGTGTGCCGGCGGTGGTAACGATCTTCACATAATCCTTCATACTTTCAATATACAGGATGTCATGAAGCATCACCTTTTGCATTTTGCGATCAGCCCGGAAATAAACAAACGACTCACTCTTCTTTTCTTCCTGCGCCGCTGGAGTAGAGAGTACTGAAGTTGTATCTGCTTGTTGACTTCCCAGCGGAAATGCTTTATTAACGGCTTTCAGGAACCGGTCAAAACGTACTGGTTTCAGCAGGTAATCCACTACATCCAGTTCATACCCTTCCAGTGCATATTCAGGATAAGCAGTAGTAAAGATAACCTTGGGAGGATTCTTCAATGTCTTCAGAAAGGTAGTGCCATCCAACTGCGGCATCCGGATATCCAGGAAAATGAGGTCGATGGCCTGTTGTTGTAAAGCGCCCAATGCCTGTACCGCATTGGCACATTCGCCTGCCAGGTGCAATGTAGGCACATCCTGCACATAACGCCTGATCACTTCCCGTGCGGGCGGCTCATCGTCCACTACCAGGCACCGTATCGTCTTTAATTCATTCATTATTTGTGAGTACAAAAGTATTTTCTTCTTTTTTCCGGGAACTACGGATGCATTCCAGCTGCAGTGTCAATGTTACCACAAATACCTCTTCTTCGTTCATGATCTTGAGCGTGTGCCGGTC encodes:
- a CDS encoding LytR/AlgR family response regulator transcription factor; amino-acid sequence: MNELKTIRCLVVDDEPPAREVIRRYVQDVPTLHLAGECANAVQALGALQQQAIDLIFLDIRMPQLDGTTFLKTLKNPPKVIFTTAYPEYALEGYELDVVDYLLKPVRFDRFLKAVNKAFPLGSQQADTTSVLSTPAAQEEKKSESFVYFRADRKMQKVMLHDILYIESMKDYVKIVTTAGTLITKQSITSVEAMLSEKLFVRTHRSFIVAIEKIRSYTNELIEIETTEIPIGKLYRNGVMKMLA